The following proteins are co-located in the Pectinophora gossypiella chromosome 7, ilPecGoss1.1, whole genome shotgun sequence genome:
- the LOC126368053 gene encoding protein decapentaplegic isoform X1 yields the protein MRYFHCTCFDAQLLCTQTGGSRKIMRGACACAVVCALVALCAAAAARLDEATRAAAERQLLALLGLPRRPARRAAPPPPVPRAMRLLYEARGAMPAPAANTARSYHHTPTVVDARFPNEHRFRLYFNLSAVPADEVARGADVTFHRHAAAEGAQRLLLYDVVRPGRRGRSEPLLRLLDSVPLRPGDDIVTADALGATRRWLLEPQHNHGLLVRVIEEGAPDKDARVPHVRVRRRIGEEESAWSALQPLLLLYTEDARARAAREAGETRLVRNKRAAARRGHRAHHRRKEAREICQRRPLFVDFADVGWSDWIVAPHGYDAYYCQGDCPFPLADHLNGTNHAIVQTLVNSVNPAAVPKACCVPTQLSSISMLYMDEVNNVVLKNYQDMMVVGCGCR from the coding sequence GTGGGTCGAGGAAAATTATGCGTGGGGCGTGCGCGTGCGCGGTGGTGTGCGCGCTGGTGGCGCtgtgcgcggcggcggcggcgcggctggACGAGGccacgcgcgccgccgccgagcGGCAGCTGCTGGCGCTGCTGGGCCTGCCGCGCCGGCCCGCGCGacgggccgcgccgccgccgcccgtgcCGCGCGCCATGCGCTTGCTGTACGAGGCGCGTGGCGCCatgcccgcgcccgccgccaaCACGGCGCGCTCCTACCACCACACGCCCACCGTAGTGGACGCGCGCTTCCCCAACGAGCACCGCTTCCGCCTCTACTTTAACCTGAGCGCCGTGCCCGCAGACGAGGTGGCGCGCGGCGCCGACGTCACCTTCCATCGGCACGCGGCCGCAGAGGGTGCGCAGCGCCTGCTGCTGTACGACGTAGTACGGCCCGGCAGGCGCGGCCGCAGCGAGCCGCTTCTGCGACTGCTCGATTCGGTGCCGTTGCGCCCGGGCGACGACATAGTCACGGCGGACGCGCTTGGCGCCACGCGTCGCTGGCTCCTCGAGCCTCAACATAATCATGGACTATTAGTGCGAGTGATTGAAGAAGGCGCGCCAGACAAGGACGCGCGAGTGCCGCATGTGCGCGTGCGAAGACGTATCGGCGAAGAGGAGAGCGCGTGGAGTGCGCTGCAGCCACTGCTGCTGCTGTACACGGAGgacgcgcgggcgcgggcggcgcgcgagGCGGGTGAGACGCGGCTGGTGCGCAacaagcgcgcggcggcgcggcgcggccacCGCGCGCACCACCGCCGCAAGGAGGCGCGCGAGATCTGCCAGCGCCGGCCACTATTCGTGGATTTCGCCGACGTGGGTTGGAGCGACTGGATCGTGGCGCCGCACGGCTACGACGCGTACTACTGCCAGGGCGACTGCCCGTTCCCGCTGGCCGACCACCTTAACGGCACGAACCACGCCATCGTGCAGACGCTCGTCAACTCGGTGAACCCGGCCGCCGTGCCCAAGGCATGCTGCGTGCCTACGCAGCTCTCCTCCATTTCCATGCTCTACATGGACGAAGTGAATAATGTGGTGCTCAAAAACTATCAGGACATGATGGTGGTGGGCTGCGGCTGCCGATGA
- the LOC126368053 gene encoding protein decapentaplegic isoform X2, with amino-acid sequence MRGACACAVVCALVALCAAAAARLDEATRAAAERQLLALLGLPRRPARRAAPPPPVPRAMRLLYEARGAMPAPAANTARSYHHTPTVVDARFPNEHRFRLYFNLSAVPADEVARGADVTFHRHAAAEGAQRLLLYDVVRPGRRGRSEPLLRLLDSVPLRPGDDIVTADALGATRRWLLEPQHNHGLLVRVIEEGAPDKDARVPHVRVRRRIGEEESAWSALQPLLLLYTEDARARAAREAGETRLVRNKRAAARRGHRAHHRRKEAREICQRRPLFVDFADVGWSDWIVAPHGYDAYYCQGDCPFPLADHLNGTNHAIVQTLVNSVNPAAVPKACCVPTQLSSISMLYMDEVNNVVLKNYQDMMVVGCGCR; translated from the coding sequence ATGCGTGGGGCGTGCGCGTGCGCGGTGGTGTGCGCGCTGGTGGCGCtgtgcgcggcggcggcggcgcggctggACGAGGccacgcgcgccgccgccgagcGGCAGCTGCTGGCGCTGCTGGGCCTGCCGCGCCGGCCCGCGCGacgggccgcgccgccgccgcccgtgcCGCGCGCCATGCGCTTGCTGTACGAGGCGCGTGGCGCCatgcccgcgcccgccgccaaCACGGCGCGCTCCTACCACCACACGCCCACCGTAGTGGACGCGCGCTTCCCCAACGAGCACCGCTTCCGCCTCTACTTTAACCTGAGCGCCGTGCCCGCAGACGAGGTGGCGCGCGGCGCCGACGTCACCTTCCATCGGCACGCGGCCGCAGAGGGTGCGCAGCGCCTGCTGCTGTACGACGTAGTACGGCCCGGCAGGCGCGGCCGCAGCGAGCCGCTTCTGCGACTGCTCGATTCGGTGCCGTTGCGCCCGGGCGACGACATAGTCACGGCGGACGCGCTTGGCGCCACGCGTCGCTGGCTCCTCGAGCCTCAACATAATCATGGACTATTAGTGCGAGTGATTGAAGAAGGCGCGCCAGACAAGGACGCGCGAGTGCCGCATGTGCGCGTGCGAAGACGTATCGGCGAAGAGGAGAGCGCGTGGAGTGCGCTGCAGCCACTGCTGCTGCTGTACACGGAGgacgcgcgggcgcgggcggcgcgcgagGCGGGTGAGACGCGGCTGGTGCGCAacaagcgcgcggcggcgcggcgcggccacCGCGCGCACCACCGCCGCAAGGAGGCGCGCGAGATCTGCCAGCGCCGGCCACTATTCGTGGATTTCGCCGACGTGGGTTGGAGCGACTGGATCGTGGCGCCGCACGGCTACGACGCGTACTACTGCCAGGGCGACTGCCCGTTCCCGCTGGCCGACCACCTTAACGGCACGAACCACGCCATCGTGCAGACGCTCGTCAACTCGGTGAACCCGGCCGCCGTGCCCAAGGCATGCTGCGTGCCTACGCAGCTCTCCTCCATTTCCATGCTCTACATGGACGAAGTGAATAATGTGGTGCTCAAAAACTATCAGGACATGATGGTGGTGGGCTGCGGCTGCCGATGA